One segment of Rhodanobacter thiooxydans DNA contains the following:
- the hemH gene encoding ferrochelatase, producing MPRSNHYTGVADDSGAASVQPVQAGVLLVNLGTPTAPTAQAVRPYLAEFLGDPRVIDYPRWLWWLILHGVILRVRPKRSAHAYARIWDERGSPLRYGSEALAAALQAELDRQQPGTLRVALAMRYGEPSVAHTIEQLQRDGVRRLLVLPLYPQYSATSTGSVIDAVADAFKQLRWPPELRIINDYHDEPGHIDALAAGIERWWAAHGRGEKLLLSFHGIPERYVRLGDPYAEQCRRTAQLLRERLRLGEDGMVVSFQSRVGRERWLQPYTDATVRQLAANGVKRLDVACPGFAVDCLETLEEIAMQNRDFFIAAGGETLRYIPALNDSAEQVNSLAALVRRHLGGWPEAAA from the coding sequence ATGCCACGCAGCAACCACTATACCGGCGTTGCCGACGATTCCGGTGCGGCGTCCGTTCAGCCCGTTCAGGCTGGCGTACTGCTGGTCAACCTGGGTACGCCGACCGCGCCGACCGCGCAAGCGGTGCGCCCGTACCTGGCCGAATTCCTGGGCGATCCGCGGGTGATCGACTACCCGCGCTGGCTGTGGTGGCTGATCCTGCATGGGGTGATCCTGCGTGTGCGGCCGAAACGTTCCGCGCACGCCTACGCGCGCATCTGGGACGAACGCGGCTCGCCGCTGCGCTACGGCAGCGAGGCGCTGGCCGCCGCACTGCAGGCCGAGCTGGACCGGCAGCAGCCCGGCACGCTGCGGGTGGCGCTGGCGATGCGCTACGGCGAACCGTCGGTGGCGCACACGATCGAACAGCTGCAGCGCGACGGCGTGCGCCGGCTGCTGGTGCTGCCGCTGTACCCGCAGTATTCGGCCACCTCCACCGGTTCGGTGATCGACGCGGTGGCCGATGCCTTCAAGCAACTGCGCTGGCCGCCCGAGCTGCGCATCATCAACGACTACCACGACGAGCCCGGCCACATCGACGCGCTGGCTGCCGGCATCGAGCGCTGGTGGGCGGCGCACGGCCGCGGCGAGAAACTGCTGCTGTCGTTCCACGGTATCCCCGAGCGCTACGTGCGACTCGGCGATCCCTACGCGGAACAATGCCGGCGCACCGCACAACTGCTGCGCGAGCGGCTGCGGCTGGGCGAGGACGGGATGGTCGTCAGCTTCCAGTCGCGGGTCGGCCGCGAACGCTGGCTGCAGCCGTACACCGACGCCACCGTGCGCCAGCTGGCCGCCAACGGCGTGAAGAGGCTCGACGTGGCCTGCCCCGGCTTCGCGGTGGACTGCCTGGAGACGCTGGAGGAGATCGCGATGCAGAACCGCGACTTCTTCATCGCCGCCGGCGGCGAGACGCTGCGCTACATCCCCGCACTGAACGACAGCGCCGAACAGGTGAACAGCCTCGCCGCGCTGGTGCGCCGGCACCTGGGCGGCTGGCCGGAAGCCGCCGCGTGA
- a CDS encoding NAD(P)/FAD-dependent oxidoreductase, with protein sequence MLRLTDLKLPLDHGEAALTAAILRRLDIDAAALTGYSVARRGYDARKRGAIMLIYALDIDTPREAELLQRFADDVHVQPTPGTNYHFVTKAPPRIEHRPLVIGFGPCGLFAGLILAQMGFRPIILDRGKEVRERTKDTWDLWRKRQLHPESNVQFGEGGAGTFSDGKLHSQIRDPQHHGRKVLTEFVKAGAPEEILYVSKPHIGTFRLVSMVENMRETIQSLGGEIRFSQRVDDLLIDTDAAGERRVRGVSLASGEQLRADHVVLALGHSARDTFEMLHARDVYLEAKPFSIGFRIEHPQSVIDRARFGPQAGHPILGAADYKLVHHGKGGRSVYSFCMCPGGTVVAAASEPGRVVTNGMSQYSRNERNANAAVVVGIEPSDFVPYDNSGGPLAGIALQRALESHAYVLGGENYSAPAQLVGDFLAGRASREFGDVQPSYQPGVTLGNLDSALPDYAIAAIREALPAFERQLRGYAMHDAILTGVETRTSSPVRIKRDDSLQSLNTRGLYPAGEGAGYAGGILSAAVDGIKVAEAVALGIAGSRVPTGS encoded by the coding sequence ATGCTGCGATTGACCGACCTCAAGCTGCCGCTCGACCACGGCGAGGCCGCGCTCACCGCCGCGATCCTCCGCCGGCTGGACATCGACGCCGCCGCGCTCACCGGCTACAGCGTCGCCCGGCGCGGCTACGACGCGCGCAAGCGCGGCGCGATCATGCTGATCTACGCGCTGGACATCGACACCCCGCGCGAGGCCGAGCTGCTGCAGCGTTTTGCCGACGACGTGCACGTGCAGCCCACGCCGGGCACGAACTACCACTTCGTGACCAAGGCCCCACCGCGGATCGAACACCGCCCACTGGTGATCGGCTTCGGTCCCTGCGGCCTGTTTGCCGGCCTGATCCTGGCACAGATGGGTTTCCGCCCGATCATCCTCGACCGTGGCAAGGAAGTACGCGAGCGCACGAAAGACACCTGGGACCTGTGGCGCAAGCGCCAGCTGCACCCGGAATCGAACGTGCAGTTCGGCGAGGGCGGCGCCGGCACCTTTTCCGACGGCAAGCTGCACAGCCAGATCCGCGACCCGCAGCATCATGGCCGCAAGGTGCTCACCGAATTCGTCAAGGCCGGCGCGCCGGAAGAGATCCTCTACGTCAGCAAGCCGCACATCGGCACGTTCCGGCTGGTCTCGATGGTGGAGAACATGCGCGAGACGATCCAGTCGCTGGGCGGCGAGATCCGCTTCAGCCAGCGCGTGGACGATCTGCTGATCGACACCGACGCCGCCGGCGAGCGCCGCGTGCGCGGCGTCAGCCTGGCCAGTGGCGAACAGCTGCGTGCCGACCACGTGGTGCTGGCGCTCGGTCACAGCGCGCGCGACACCTTCGAGATGCTGCATGCACGCGACGTCTACCTGGAGGCAAAGCCCTTTTCGATCGGCTTCCGCATCGAACACCCGCAATCGGTGATCGACCGCGCCCGCTTCGGCCCGCAGGCCGGCCACCCGATCCTCGGCGCGGCCGACTACAAGCTGGTGCATCACGGTAAAGGTGGTCGCTCGGTCTACAGCTTCTGCATGTGCCCCGGCGGCACCGTGGTCGCCGCCGCCAGCGAACCCGGCCGGGTGGTCACCAACGGCATGAGCCAGTACTCGCGCAACGAGCGCAACGCGAACGCGGCGGTGGTGGTCGGCATCGAGCCGTCCGACTTCGTGCCGTATGACAACAGCGGCGGCCCGCTCGCCGGCATCGCGCTGCAGCGCGCACTGGAAAGCCACGCCTACGTGCTCGGCGGCGAAAACTACAGCGCTCCGGCGCAACTCGTCGGCGATTTCCTGGCCGGTCGCGCCTCGCGCGAATTCGGTGACGTGCAGCCGTCGTACCAACCCGGCGTGACCCTGGGCAACCTCGACAGCGCGCTGCCCGACTATGCGATCGCCGCGATCCGCGAGGCGCTGCCCGCATTCGAGCGGCAGCTGCGCGGCTACGCGATGCACGACGCGATCCTCACCGGCGTGGAAACGCGCACCTCCTCGCCTGTCCGCATCAAGCGCGACGACAGCCTGCAAAGCCTCAATACCCGCGGCCTCTATCCCGCCGGCGAAGGCGCCGGCTACGCTGGCGGCATCCTTTCGGCGGCGGTAGACGGCATCAAGGTGGCCGAGGCGGTGGCGCTGGGCATCGCCGGAAGCCGGGTTCCTACCGGCAGTTGA
- a CDS encoding alpha/beta fold hydrolase, with the protein MTQPAERRIALPHLPLAAQVWGDEKLPPLLALHGWLDNAGSFARLAPLLATRWQVIALDLPGHGHSGHPAAGASYHYVDYVQAVLAAADVLQLDRYTLLGHSLGAGIAALVATAAPERIERLLLIEGLGPLGDDGSHTLQRFRDALTPHGASRKPLRIFRDVAQAVAARSMASGLPAELAQPIVERGLAETDGGWRWRSDPRLTRPSAVRLAETQVHALLRGITAPTALLLAQPATPYLPGAPMQARAECVANIRVSHLDGGHHLHLEHPAEVAAWIDAAT; encoded by the coding sequence GTGACGCAGCCCGCCGAGCGCCGCATCGCGCTGCCGCACCTGCCATTGGCCGCACAGGTCTGGGGCGATGAGAAGCTGCCGCCGTTGCTGGCGCTGCACGGCTGGCTCGACAACGCCGGCAGCTTCGCCCGGCTGGCACCGCTGCTGGCCACACGCTGGCAGGTAATCGCGCTGGACCTGCCCGGCCACGGCCATTCCGGCCATCCCGCCGCCGGCGCCAGCTACCACTACGTCGACTACGTGCAGGCCGTGCTGGCCGCCGCCGACGTGCTGCAGCTGGATCGCTACACCTTGCTCGGCCACTCGCTTGGCGCGGGCATCGCCGCGCTGGTCGCCACCGCCGCGCCCGAGCGGATCGAACGCCTGCTGCTGATCGAGGGCCTCGGCCCGCTCGGCGACGACGGCTCGCACACGCTGCAGCGTTTCCGCGATGCGCTGACGCCACACGGCGCCAGCCGCAAGCCACTGCGGATATTCCGCGACGTCGCCCAGGCGGTCGCCGCACGCAGCATGGCCAGCGGCCTGCCCGCCGAACTGGCGCAGCCGATCGTCGAGCGTGGCCTGGCCGAAACCGATGGCGGCTGGCGCTGGCGCAGCGACCCGCGGCTGACCCGCCCCAGCGCCGTGCGCCTGGCCGAAACGCAGGTTCACGCGCTGCTGCGCGGCATCACGGCACCCACCGCGCTGCTGCTGGCGCAACCGGCCACGCCCTACCTGCCCGGCGCACCGATGCAGGCCCGCGCCGAGTGCGTGGCGAACATCCGTGTCAGCCATCTCGATGGCGGCCACCACCTGCACCTCGAACACCCGGCCGAGGTCGCCGCGTGGATCGACGCGGCGACCTGA
- a CDS encoding TCR/Tet family MFS transporter — translation MPMDPSPTPAAPRHRAALAFIYVTVLLDMLAFGIIIPVLPHLIEQLAGGWIAKAAWWVGIFSTVFAIVQFVFAPVQGALSDRYGRRPVILISNLGLAVDFVVLALAPTLWLLFAARILLGMTAASFSTANAYVADVIPKEKRAAAFGILGSAFGLGFIIGPGVGGFLGGIALRLPFWVAAGLALCNFLYGCFILPESLPKERRTTRLELHSAHPFGSLKLLRRHPQVLGLAVVLFLVYLAHYVLQTVFVLYADYRYHWGPQAVGYVLMLVGACDGFVQAVLTGKLAPRFGERRVLLAGMLFGVGAFLVMGVADVGWAFLLGVPLLALWGLAMPPIQSIMTQQVDPSEQGRLQGAISSLGSFAGIFGPYLFAQVFALSIAPSSSVHLPGVAFVLSAALMLAGMLIAARVTRRRPAAAPPAEPTHPPQEDHP, via the coding sequence ATGCCCATGGACCCGTCGCCGACTCCCGCCGCACCGCGCCACCGGGCCGCGCTGGCCTTCATCTACGTCACCGTGCTGCTGGACATGCTGGCGTTCGGCATCATCATCCCGGTACTGCCGCACCTGATCGAACAGCTGGCCGGCGGCTGGATCGCGAAGGCGGCGTGGTGGGTGGGCATCTTCAGTACGGTGTTCGCGATCGTGCAGTTCGTGTTCGCGCCGGTGCAGGGCGCGCTGTCGGACCGCTACGGCCGGCGGCCGGTGATCCTGATCTCCAACCTGGGCCTGGCGGTGGACTTCGTGGTGCTGGCGCTGGCGCCCACGCTGTGGCTGCTGTTTGCCGCGCGCATCCTGCTCGGCATGACCGCGGCCAGCTTCAGCACCGCCAATGCCTACGTCGCCGACGTGATCCCGAAGGAAAAGCGTGCCGCCGCCTTCGGCATCCTCGGCAGCGCGTTCGGGCTGGGCTTCATCATCGGCCCCGGCGTGGGCGGCTTCCTCGGCGGCATCGCGCTGCGGCTGCCGTTCTGGGTAGCCGCCGGCCTGGCGCTGTGCAACTTCCTGTACGGCTGCTTCATCCTGCCCGAGTCGCTGCCGAAGGAGCGCCGCACGACCCGGCTCGAACTGCACAGCGCGCACCCGTTCGGTTCGCTGAAGCTGCTGCGCCGCCACCCGCAGGTGCTCGGCCTGGCGGTGGTGCTGTTCCTGGTCTACCTGGCGCACTACGTGCTGCAGACGGTGTTCGTGCTGTATGCGGACTACCGCTACCACTGGGGTCCGCAGGCGGTCGGCTACGTGCTGATGCTGGTCGGCGCCTGCGACGGCTTCGTGCAGGCGGTGCTCACCGGCAAGCTCGCGCCGCGCTTCGGCGAACGCCGCGTGCTGCTGGCCGGCATGCTGTTCGGCGTGGGCGCGTTCCTGGTGATGGGCGTGGCCGACGTGGGCTGGGCGTTCCTGCTCGGCGTGCCGCTGCTGGCACTGTGGGGCCTGGCGATGCCGCCGATCCAGTCGATCATGACCCAGCAGGTCGATCCTTCCGAGCAGGGCCGGCTGCAGGGCGCGATCAGCAGCCTGGGCAGTTTCGCCGGCATTTTCGGGCCGTATCTGTTCGCCCAGGTGTTCGCGTTGTCGATCGCGCCGTCTTCGTCGGTGCACCTGCCCGGTGTAGCCTTCGTGCTTTCCGCCGCCCTGATGCTGGCTGGCATGCTGATCGCGGCCCGGGTGACGCGACGGCGGCCGGCCGCCGCCCCGCCCGCCGAACCCACTCACCCACCACAGGAAGATCATCCATGA
- a CDS encoding dipeptidyl-peptidase 3 family protein, translated as MLRRLLPVCLLLALAACSSNQGSTATAPVSKEELAPAPAATAAPADAGTSAAVRQHLADYATVKLSVDLSKFDARQKKMIALLVEAADSMNALYWKQAWGDKDALLAKIADPATREFAEINYGPWDRLDNDKPFVDGVGARPPGAQFYPADMSKAEFEKSPLKDKTALYTLLRRDAQGQLISVPYHEAYKAELEKTAGLLRQAAKLAKDAGFKKYLTLRAGALLSDDYQPSDFAWMDMKHNPVDLVIGPIETYEDQLYGYKASYESYVLIKDQAWSAKLARFAKYLPELQRGLPVADKYKAEKPGSDADLNAYFAIYYGGDANVGAKTIAINLPNDEQVQLKKGTRRLQLENVMQAKFDKIMLPIAKELIADDQQHNLTFDAFFQNTMFHEVAHGLGIKNTLDGKGTVRKALKDQASSFEEGKADILGLYMVTRLADKGELDKSKLMDNYVTFLAGILRSVRFGASDAHAKANMVRFNFFKQQGAFSRDEKTGRYRVDFDKMTAAMNALSAKLLTIQGDGDYDAAKQLTDQMGAVDAELAGDLKRLDQAHIPVDIRFEQGLDVLGLKQP; from the coding sequence ATGCTCCGACGTCTGCTTCCCGTGTGCCTGCTGCTGGCGCTGGCCGCCTGTTCCTCCAACCAGGGGAGCACCGCCACGGCGCCGGTGTCGAAGGAGGAGCTGGCCCCGGCACCGGCTGCCACCGCGGCGCCGGCCGACGCCGGCACCAGCGCTGCCGTGCGGCAGCATCTGGCCGACTACGCCACGGTGAAACTCAGTGTCGACCTGTCGAAGTTCGACGCGCGGCAGAAGAAGATGATCGCGTTGCTGGTCGAGGCGGCCGACAGCATGAACGCGCTGTACTGGAAGCAGGCGTGGGGCGACAAGGATGCCTTGCTGGCGAAGATCGCCGACCCCGCCACGCGCGAATTCGCCGAGATCAACTACGGCCCGTGGGACCGGCTGGACAACGACAAGCCGTTCGTCGACGGCGTCGGCGCGCGCCCGCCCGGCGCGCAGTTCTACCCGGCCGACATGAGCAAGGCCGAGTTCGAAAAGTCGCCGCTGAAGGACAAGACCGCGCTGTACACCTTGCTGCGCCGCGACGCGCAGGGCCAGCTGATCAGCGTGCCCTACCACGAGGCATACAAGGCCGAGCTGGAAAAGACCGCCGGCCTGCTGCGCCAGGCCGCGAAGCTGGCGAAGGATGCGGGTTTCAAAAAATACCTGACGCTGCGCGCCGGCGCCCTGCTCAGTGACGACTACCAGCCCAGCGACTTCGCCTGGATGGACATGAAGCACAACCCGGTCGACCTCGTGATCGGCCCGATCGAGACCTACGAGGACCAGCTGTACGGCTACAAGGCCAGCTACGAATCCTACGTGCTGATCAAGGACCAGGCCTGGAGCGCGAAACTGGCACGCTTCGCCAAGTACCTGCCCGAACTGCAGCGCGGCTTGCCGGTGGCCGACAAGTACAAGGCGGAAAAGCCCGGCTCCGACGCCGACCTCAACGCCTACTTCGCGATCTACTACGGCGGCGACGCCAACGTCGGCGCCAAGACCATCGCGATCAACCTGCCCAACGACGAGCAGGTGCAGCTGAAGAAGGGCACCCGCCGCCTGCAGCTGGAAAACGTGATGCAGGCGAAGTTCGACAAGATCATGCTGCCGATCGCGAAGGAGCTGATCGCCGACGACCAGCAGCACAACCTCACCTTCGACGCGTTCTTCCAGAACACCATGTTCCATGAAGTGGCGCATGGCCTGGGCATCAAGAACACGCTGGACGGCAAGGGCACCGTGCGCAAGGCGCTGAAGGACCAGGCCTCCAGCTTCGAGGAAGGCAAGGCGGACATTCTCGGCCTGTACATGGTGACCCGGCTGGCCGACAAGGGCGAGCTGGACAAGTCGAAGCTGATGGACAACTACGTCACCTTCCTCGCCGGCATCCTGCGCTCGGTGCGCTTCGGTGCGTCCGACGCGCACGCCAAGGCGAACATGGTGCGCTTCAACTTCTTCAAGCAGCAGGGTGCGTTCAGCCGCGATGAAAAGACCGGCCGCTATCGCGTCGACTTCGACAAGATGACCGCGGCGATGAACGCGCTGTCGGCCAAACTGCTGACCATCCAGGGCGACGGCGACTACGACGCCGCGAAACAGCTCACCGACCAGATGGGCGCCGTCGACGCCGAGCTGGCCGGCGACCTGAAGCGGCTCGACCAGGCGCACATCCCGGTCGATATCCGCTTCGAGCAGGGGCTCGACGTGCTGGGGTTGAAGCAGCCCTGA
- a CDS encoding DUF1993 domain-containing protein, protein MSISMYQVAVPVCVRALGNLAHVLKKGEQHARSKNVSDEVLLQTRLIPDMLPLIKQIQIACDMATRGVARLAGVEPQSFEDNETTLEQAYSRIERSIAYIKSFTPEQIDGSETRAIHLKMRNGEMHFEGQAYLLHFTLPNLFFHCTTAYDILRQAGTDIGKTDFIGNA, encoded by the coding sequence ATGAGCATTTCGATGTACCAGGTCGCCGTTCCCGTCTGCGTCCGCGCACTGGGCAATCTCGCCCACGTGCTGAAGAAGGGCGAGCAGCACGCCCGGTCGAAGAATGTCAGCGACGAGGTGCTGCTGCAGACCCGGCTGATCCCGGACATGCTGCCACTGATCAAGCAGATCCAGATCGCCTGCGACATGGCGACCCGCGGCGTGGCCCGCCTGGCCGGCGTGGAGCCGCAAAGCTTCGAGGACAACGAGACCACGCTGGAGCAGGCCTACAGCCGCATCGAGCGCTCGATCGCGTACATCAAGAGCTTCACGCCGGAACAGATCGACGGCAGCGAAACCCGCGCGATCCACCTGAAGATGCGCAACGGCGAGATGCACTTCGAAGGCCAGGCCTACCTGCTGCACTTCACCCTGCCGAACCTGTTCTTCCACTGCACTACCGCCTACGACATCCTGCGCCAGGCCGGTACCGACATCGGCAAAACCGACTTCATCGGCAACGCCTGA